In Nocardia higoensis, one genomic interval encodes:
- a CDS encoding DNA-3-methyladenine glycosylase family protein, producing the protein MRTSTTPAIEGGRSRTVVSSRPVDLAHTLAPLRRGAGDPCTHRDEAGGHWQASRTTAGAVTYRLTQAGPRTVAARAWGPGARAFLDDLPAMLCLDENLDDFAPEHPLIGDAHRRHPGLRMLRTGRVFEALVPSVLEQKVHTVSALASWRKLVRQYGEAAPGPAPAGLLLPPTPETWRRIPSWEFHRAGVGPQRARTIVRAAAIADSLERTAARSPAEAARMLCSVPGIGVWTAAEIAQRAFGDADALSVGDYHLAAIVGWTLLGRPLDDEGMVEYLEPLRPHRYRVVRLLEISGHARKPKFGPRTPLTDHAWH; encoded by the coding sequence GTGCGTACATCGACCACACCGGCGATCGAGGGCGGACGATCCCGGACGGTCGTCTCGTCCCGGCCCGTCGACCTCGCGCACACCCTCGCCCCGCTGCGGCGCGGCGCGGGTGACCCGTGCACTCACCGTGACGAGGCGGGCGGGCACTGGCAGGCCAGCCGCACGACCGCGGGCGCCGTCACCTACCGGCTCACCCAGGCCGGTCCGCGCACCGTGGCCGCGCGCGCCTGGGGCCCGGGCGCGCGGGCCTTCCTCGACGACCTGCCCGCCATGCTCTGCCTGGACGAGAATCTCGACGACTTCGCCCCCGAGCACCCGCTCATCGGCGACGCGCACCGCAGACACCCCGGCCTGCGCATGTTGCGCACCGGCCGGGTCTTCGAAGCGCTGGTCCCCTCGGTTCTCGAGCAGAAGGTGCATACCGTCTCGGCGCTGGCATCGTGGCGAAAACTGGTGCGGCAGTACGGAGAAGCCGCGCCGGGCCCGGCGCCGGCGGGCCTGCTGCTGCCGCCCACACCCGAGACCTGGCGGCGGATACCGTCCTGGGAGTTCCACCGTGCGGGTGTCGGTCCGCAGCGGGCCCGCACCATCGTGCGTGCCGCGGCGATCGCCGACTCCCTGGAACGCACCGCTGCACGCTCACCCGCCGAGGCCGCCCGAATGCTGTGCAGCGTCCCCGGTATCGGGGTATGGACCGCCGCCGAGATCGCCCAGCGTGCTTTCGGCGACGCCGATGCCCTCTCCGTGGGCGACTACCACCTGGCCGCGATCGTCGGCTGGACCCTGCTCGGCCGTCCGCTCGACGACGAGGGCATGGTCGAATACCTCGAACCCCTACGCCCGCATCGTTATCGGGTGGTCCGCTTGCTCGAGATCAGCGGTCATGCGCGCAAACCCAAGTTCGGACCGCGTACCCCGCTGACCGATCACGCCTGGCACTGA
- a CDS encoding FAD-binding and (Fe-S)-binding domain-containing protein: MSEEQLFAALRAGLDGEVDTSPRRRAEYSSDASNYRVPPAAVVFPRGDEDIAATLAFARENGLSVTARGAGTSVAGNAVGPGVVLDFSRHMNRVLDLDAERRVARVQPGVVLSSLQRLARPHGLRFGPDPSTQDRCTLGGMIGNNACGPHAVSWGRTSDNIVALRVLDGRGSERALAADLSVVPDLPEFTGTHLALLRTELGRFGRQASGYGLEHLLPERGRAVAKAFAGTEGTCGLLLDAELRLVPLPGATTLTVLGYPDIATAADDVAAVMSCDPIAVEGIDSRLVDVVRAHRGAVPDLPRGGAWLFVETGGATADESRAAARLLCGAAHALESRIVTDAAVAATLWRIRADGAGLAGRTAQGTPAWPGWEDAAVPPERLGGYLREFAALTAEHGIDGLLYGHIGDGCIHVRLDLPIADAPTRFRAFLFDAAELVVRHGGSLSGEHGDGRARSELLSVMYPPPVLAAFAEFKALFDPEGVLNPGVLVEPNAVDADLRVAGVAPLPSAGGFALPHDGGDLATAVHRCVGVGRCRADNRQAGGFMCPSYLATGDEKDNTRGRARVLQEVVRGALPVTSPAVAESLDLCLSCKACRTDCPAGVDMAAYKSEILYRRYRRRLRPVDHYTLGMLPRWLASATRTPRLVNALSSRKMLRRWGLRAAGLDPHRPVPRLADRSFRRARRVRGNGNTGAPTVMLWLDTFTDAFAPEIADAAVRLLESTGHTVIIPGKRVCCGLTWISTGQLDGARARLRATLDALDDHVRAGGLVVGLEPSCTAALRADLPELLPEDPRAARAARAVRTLAEFLAEQPGWRPPDRSGRSVVVQPHCHQHAVLGFASDRQLIADTGADVVEISGCCGLAGNFGMQAGHYDISARIAGAGLLPALAQAGEAAVFLADGFSCRTQAAQLAGRSGTHLAQFLAGPDPRVAQSPNGSVPGGIW, from the coding sequence GTGAGCGAGGAACAGCTGTTCGCGGCGTTGCGCGCCGGGCTCGACGGCGAGGTCGACACCTCGCCGCGCCGGCGCGCCGAGTACTCCTCCGATGCATCCAACTACCGGGTGCCGCCCGCCGCCGTGGTCTTCCCGCGCGGTGACGAGGACATCGCCGCCACCCTGGCCTTCGCGCGGGAGAACGGCCTGTCGGTCACCGCCCGTGGCGCGGGCACATCGGTGGCGGGCAATGCCGTCGGTCCCGGCGTGGTCCTGGACTTCAGCAGACACATGAACCGCGTCCTCGATCTCGACGCCGAGCGTCGCGTGGCCCGGGTCCAACCCGGCGTCGTGCTCTCGTCCCTGCAACGTCTGGCCCGCCCGCACGGTCTGCGCTTCGGTCCTGACCCGTCGACCCAGGACCGCTGCACCCTCGGCGGCATGATCGGCAACAACGCCTGCGGACCGCACGCGGTGTCGTGGGGCCGCACCAGCGACAACATCGTCGCACTGCGCGTCCTCGACGGTCGCGGCTCGGAACGGGCCCTGGCAGCCGACCTGTCGGTCGTGCCAGATCTGCCCGAATTCACCGGCACGCACCTGGCGTTGCTGCGCACCGAATTGGGTCGCTTCGGCCGTCAGGCCTCCGGCTACGGACTCGAACACCTGCTGCCCGAACGCGGCCGCGCGGTCGCCAAGGCCTTCGCGGGGACCGAGGGCACCTGCGGCCTGCTGCTCGACGCCGAGCTCCGCCTGGTCCCCCTCCCCGGCGCGACCACGCTGACCGTGCTCGGCTACCCGGATATCGCCACCGCCGCCGACGACGTGGCCGCGGTGATGTCCTGCGACCCGATCGCCGTCGAAGGCATCGATTCCCGCCTGGTCGACGTGGTGCGCGCGCACCGCGGCGCGGTGCCCGACCTGCCGCGCGGCGGTGCCTGGCTGTTCGTGGAGACCGGCGGAGCGACCGCCGACGAGTCGCGTGCGGCCGCGCGCCTGCTGTGCGGCGCCGCGCACGCGCTCGAGTCCAGGATCGTCACCGATGCCGCCGTCGCCGCGACTCTGTGGCGGATCAGAGCCGACGGCGCGGGACTGGCCGGCCGCACCGCGCAGGGCACCCCCGCCTGGCCGGGCTGGGAGGACGCGGCCGTCCCGCCCGAACGCCTCGGCGGCTACCTGCGCGAATTCGCCGCGCTCACCGCCGAGCACGGCATCGACGGCCTGCTCTACGGTCACATCGGCGACGGCTGCATCCACGTCCGCCTCGACCTGCCGATCGCCGACGCGCCCACCCGATTCCGTGCCTTCCTCTTCGACGCCGCCGAACTCGTCGTGCGCCACGGCGGCTCGCTGTCCGGCGAGCACGGCGACGGGCGGGCCCGTTCGGAACTGCTCTCCGTCATGTACCCGCCGCCCGTCCTGGCCGCGTTCGCCGAATTCAAGGCACTGTTCGATCCGGAGGGCGTGCTCAATCCCGGTGTGCTGGTCGAGCCGAACGCCGTCGACGCCGACCTGCGGGTGGCGGGTGTGGCGCCGCTGCCCTCGGCGGGCGGTTTCGCCCTCCCGCACGACGGCGGCGACCTGGCCACGGCCGTGCACCGCTGTGTCGGTGTGGGCAGATGCCGGGCGGACAACCGGCAGGCGGGCGGCTTCATGTGCCCGTCCTATCTGGCCACCGGCGACGAGAAGGACAACACCAGGGGACGCGCCAGGGTGCTGCAGGAAGTGGTGCGCGGCGCGCTGCCGGTGACCTCGCCGGCCGTCGCGGAATCGCTGGACCTGTGCCTGTCGTGCAAGGCCTGCCGCACCGATTGCCCGGCGGGCGTCGACATGGCCGCCTACAAGTCCGAGATCCTGTACCGGCGGTATCGTCGCCGCCTGCGCCCCGTCGACCACTACACCCTCGGGATGCTGCCGCGCTGGCTGGCGTCCGCCACCAGGACGCCCCGTCTCGTCAACGCGCTGTCCAGCCGGAAGATGTTGCGCCGCTGGGGTCTACGCGCGGCAGGTCTGGATCCGCACCGCCCGGTGCCCCGCCTGGCAGACCGGTCCTTCCGGCGTGCCCGGCGGGTTCGGGGGAACGGGAACACCGGCGCACCGACGGTGATGCTCTGGCTCGACACCTTCACCGACGCCTTCGCCCCCGAGATCGCCGACGCGGCGGTGCGGTTGCTGGAATCGACCGGTCACACCGTGATCATCCCGGGCAAGCGCGTCTGCTGTGGCCTGACCTGGATCAGCACCGGCCAGCTCGACGGCGCCCGGGCCCGGCTGCGCGCCACCCTCGACGCCCTCGACGACCATGTCCGAGCGGGTGGTCTCGTCGTCGGATTGGAACCCTCCTGTACCGCCGCGCTACGCGCCGACCTGCCCGAACTGCTGCCGGAGGATCCTCGCGCCGCGCGGGCCGCGCGAGCGGTGCGGACTCTCGCCGAATTCCTCGCCGAACAACCGGGCTGGCGTCCGCCGGATCGGTCCGGGCGCTCGGTGGTGGTCCAGCCGCACTGTCACCAGCACGCCGTGCTCGGCTTCGCCTCCGATCGCCAGCTGATTGCCGACACCGGCGCCGACGTGGTCGAGATCAGCGGATGCTGCGGACTCGCCGGAAATTTCGGCATGCAGGCGGGCCATTACGACATCTCCGCGCGGATCGCGGGCGCCGGCCTGCTCCCCGCGCTGGCCCAGGCCGGAGAAGCCGCTGTCTTCCTCGCCGACGGCTTCTCCTGCCGAACCCAGGCCGCCCAGCTCGCCGGTCGTAGCGGCACACATCTGGCCCAGTTCCTGGCCGGACCCGATCCCCGCGTGGCTCAGAGCCCGAACGGCAGCGTGCCGGGCGGGATCTGGTAG
- a CDS encoding helix-turn-helix domain-containing protein encodes MTVTPSSTRALLDSAPSTDAASTIARRQLGRYLRDWRTQAGLTIADAARLMEWGATTLQRLEKGQADRLRTVDIQELCRIYGIPDEAREALAGLAKQRPGNAWWHAFGELIPASFDVYAGIEATARELFSYQSELVPAPMQTPDYARALLRHISAEVDEEEIERRVHTRMQRQAALTRKVAPVHADVVVHEAVLRRMVGGPKVMAGQLRHLADLSTRSTIGVRVLPFAAGMPLGEPTGPFTVLCFDGEGRGKRADPPIVHVPGFTGDLYLERGVDVQRFLAAHECLRRCALDVQAGRRLLRELAKDYTSTL; translated from the coding sequence ATGACGGTGACACCGAGTTCGACACGAGCACTCCTGGATTCAGCCCCCTCGACAGACGCGGCGTCGACGATCGCCCGTCGGCAACTGGGTCGCTACCTACGAGACTGGCGTACCCAGGCCGGCCTCACCATCGCCGACGCCGCGCGGTTGATGGAGTGGGGAGCGACCACCCTGCAACGGCTGGAGAAGGGCCAGGCCGATCGTCTGCGCACTGTCGACATCCAGGAGCTGTGCCGGATCTACGGCATCCCGGACGAGGCCAGGGAAGCGCTCGCCGGTCTGGCCAAACAGCGTCCGGGTAACGCTTGGTGGCACGCCTTCGGCGAACTGATCCCGGCGAGCTTCGACGTCTACGCCGGCATCGAGGCGACCGCGCGGGAGCTGTTCTCCTATCAGTCCGAACTCGTCCCCGCTCCGATGCAGACGCCGGATTACGCACGGGCGCTGCTGCGGCATATCTCCGCCGAGGTCGACGAGGAGGAGATCGAACGCCGGGTGCATACGCGGATGCAGCGGCAGGCGGCGCTGACCAGGAAGGTCGCACCGGTGCACGCCGACGTCGTGGTGCACGAGGCGGTGTTGCGCCGGATGGTCGGCGGCCCGAAAGTCATGGCCGGACAGCTGCGGCACCTGGCGGACCTGAGCACGCGCTCGACCATCGGAGTGCGGGTGCTGCCGTTCGCCGCCGGCATGCCGCTGGGCGAACCGACCGGCCCGTTCACCGTGTTGTGCTTCGACGGCGAGGGGCGCGGCAAACGGGCCGATCCGCCGATCGTGCACGTGCCCGGCTTCACCGGCGACCTCTACCTCGAGCGAGGAGTCGACGTGCAGCGCTTCCTCGCCGCCCACGAATGTCTGCGCCGCTGCGCACTGGACGTGCAGGCAGGCAGACGGTTGCTGCGCGAACTCGCCAAGGACTACACCTCCACACTGTGA
- a CDS encoding ATP-binding protein, giving the protein MDPVRNPYAPGAGQRPPELAGRDKQLQAFDIVLERVARGRPERSVVLTGLRGVGKTVLLNQLRSAAISRGWGTGKIEARPDQELRRPLSSALHMATRAVAMSHRNPERVDDFLGILKAFALRATADKGMRDRWQPGIDVPAVAGRADSGDIEIDLVELLEEAAALAGDIGVGMAIFIDEMQDLGPADISAICGACHALSQDAAPLIVVGAGLPHLPAVLSASKSYSERLFSYHRIDRLDRESADQALLAPAEREEVKFTEEALEALYRKADGYPYFVQAYGKATWDQAPESPITAEDVEVAAPAAEEELAVGFFGSRYERATPAEREYMRAMADLSGDDGPVATAAVAAELGRKPASLSPARDGLIKKGLIYSAERGTIGFTVPHFGRYLRGV; this is encoded by the coding sequence ATGGACCCCGTGCGCAACCCGTATGCACCAGGAGCCGGCCAACGCCCGCCCGAGCTCGCCGGGCGCGACAAGCAGTTGCAGGCCTTCGACATCGTGCTGGAACGGGTCGCGCGCGGCAGGCCGGAACGCAGTGTCGTGCTCACCGGACTGCGCGGCGTCGGCAAGACGGTGTTGCTCAATCAGCTTCGCTCGGCGGCGATCTCGCGCGGGTGGGGCACCGGCAAGATCGAGGCCAGGCCCGATCAGGAGTTGCGCAGACCGCTGTCCTCGGCGCTGCACATGGCGACCAGGGCGGTGGCCATGTCGCACCGCAATCCCGAGCGGGTGGACGACTTCCTCGGCATTCTCAAGGCTTTCGCCTTGCGCGCCACCGCCGACAAGGGGATGCGCGATCGCTGGCAGCCGGGCATCGACGTGCCCGCGGTGGCGGGCCGGGCCGATTCCGGCGACATCGAAATCGATCTGGTAGAGCTGCTCGAGGAGGCCGCGGCACTGGCCGGTGACATCGGCGTGGGGATGGCGATCTTCATCGATGAGATGCAGGATCTGGGGCCCGCCGACATCTCCGCCATCTGCGGCGCCTGCCACGCACTCAGCCAGGATGCCGCGCCGCTGATCGTGGTCGGCGCGGGCCTGCCGCACCTGCCCGCCGTGCTCTCGGCCTCCAAGAGTTACTCCGAGCGGCTGTTCAGCTATCACCGCATCGATCGGCTGGACCGCGAATCCGCCGACCAGGCCCTGCTCGCGCCCGCCGAGCGCGAAGAGGTGAAGTTCACCGAGGAGGCGCTGGAAGCGTTGTACCGCAAGGCCGACGGCTATCCGTATTTCGTGCAGGCCTACGGCAAGGCGACCTGGGATCAGGCGCCGGAGAGCCCGATCACCGCCGAGGACGTCGAGGTCGCCGCCCCCGCGGCCGAGGAAGAGCTGGCGGTCGGGTTCTTCGGCTCCCGCTACGAACGCGCCACCCCGGCCGAACGCGAGTACATGCGCGCGATGGCCGACCTGTCCGGTGACGACGGTCCGGTGGCGACCGCGGCGGTGGCCGCCGAACTGGGTCGCAAGCCCGCCTCGCTGTCCCCGGCCCGCGACGGGCTGATCAAGAAGGGGCTGATCTACTCCGCCGAGCGCGGCACCATCGGCTTCACCGTCCCGCATTTCGGCCGCTACCTGCGCGGCGTGTGA
- a CDS encoding fumarate reductase/succinate dehydrogenase flavoprotein subunit encodes MPEEERHTAGERHTAVERHNYDVVVIGAGGAGLRAVIEAREHGLSVAVVCKSLFGKAHTVMAEGGCAASMGNANEKDTWQTHFKDTMRGGKFLNNWRMAELHAQEAPARVWELESYGALFDRTPDGRISQRNFGGHTYPRLAHVGDRTGLEIIRTMQQKIVALQQEDFAATGDYEARIKVFAECTVTELLTDEGRICGAFGYWRESGKFVLFEAPAVVLATGGIGKSYKVTSNSWEYTGDGHALALRAGATLINMEFLQFHPTGMVWPPSVKGILVTEGVRGDGGVLKNSDDKRFMFDYIPPVFKGQYAESEAEADQWLKDNDSARRTPDLLPRDEVARAINEEVKAGRGTVHGGVYLDIASRLPAEEIRRRLPSMYHQFKELADVDITKEPMEVGPTCHYVMGGIEVDPDTGAATVPGLFAAGECSGGMHGSNRLGGNSLSDLLVFGRRAGLGAAAYVEGLDRRPHVREDAVADAARIAVAPFDPPADGRGENPYTLHTDLQQVMNDLVGIIRKKHELEQALERLAELRARFGSVTVEGHRQFNPGWHLALDLRNMLLVSECVARAALLRTESRGGHTRDDHPGMDPAWRNRLLVCSIDAGAAADPVSPPVRVVPEDQIPMRADLLALFDLGELEKYYDSGELVGHPAGAETGSDAEGES; translated from the coding sequence ATGCCAGAAGAGGAACGGCACACCGCCGGCGAACGGCACACCGCCGTCGAAAGGCACAACTACGACGTGGTCGTCATCGGAGCGGGCGGCGCCGGACTGCGGGCGGTGATCGAAGCGCGCGAGCACGGCCTCTCGGTGGCGGTGGTGTGCAAATCGCTGTTCGGCAAGGCGCACACCGTGATGGCCGAAGGCGGCTGCGCGGCCTCGATGGGCAACGCCAACGAGAAGGACACCTGGCAGACCCACTTCAAGGACACCATGCGCGGGGGCAAGTTCCTCAACAACTGGCGCATGGCCGAACTCCACGCCCAGGAGGCGCCCGCGCGGGTGTGGGAGCTGGAATCCTATGGGGCGCTGTTCGATCGGACGCCCGACGGCCGGATCAGCCAGCGCAACTTCGGCGGGCACACCTATCCGCGCCTGGCCCACGTCGGCGACCGCACCGGTCTCGAGATCATCCGCACGATGCAGCAGAAGATCGTCGCGCTGCAGCAGGAGGATTTCGCGGCCACCGGCGACTACGAGGCCCGGATCAAGGTCTTCGCCGAGTGCACGGTCACCGAACTACTCACCGACGAAGGGCGCATCTGCGGCGCCTTCGGCTACTGGCGCGAATCCGGCAAGTTCGTACTGTTCGAAGCCCCCGCGGTGGTGCTGGCCACCGGCGGCATCGGCAAGTCCTACAAGGTCACCTCGAACTCCTGGGAGTACACCGGAGACGGGCACGCCTTGGCGCTGCGCGCGGGGGCGACGCTGATCAACATGGAGTTCCTGCAGTTCCACCCGACCGGCATGGTCTGGCCGCCGAGCGTCAAGGGCATCCTGGTGACCGAAGGCGTGCGCGGCGACGGCGGGGTCCTCAAGAACTCCGACGACAAGCGGTTCATGTTCGACTACATCCCCCCGGTGTTCAAGGGCCAGTACGCCGAATCCGAGGCCGAGGCCGACCAGTGGCTGAAGGACAACGATTCCGCGCGCCGCACCCCCGACCTGCTGCCGCGCGACGAGGTCGCCCGCGCGATCAACGAGGAGGTCAAGGCCGGGCGCGGCACCGTGCACGGCGGGGTCTACCTCGATATCGCCTCCCGGCTGCCCGCCGAGGAGATCCGGCGCAGGCTGCCCTCGATGTATCACCAGTTCAAGGAACTGGCCGATGTGGACATCACCAAGGAGCCGATGGAGGTCGGGCCGACCTGCCATTACGTCATGGGCGGCATCGAGGTCGATCCGGACACCGGTGCCGCGACGGTGCCCGGCCTGTTCGCCGCGGGTGAGTGTTCCGGCGGTATGCACGGCTCCAACCGGCTCGGCGGCAATTCGCTGTCGGATCTGCTCGTGTTCGGCAGGCGCGCCGGTCTGGGGGCCGCGGCCTACGTCGAGGGGCTCGACCGACGACCGCACGTCCGCGAGGACGCGGTCGCCGACGCGGCCCGCATCGCGGTGGCGCCGTTCGATCCGCCCGCCGACGGCCGCGGCGAGAATCCGTACACCCTGCACACCGATCTGCAGCAGGTGATGAACGACCTGGTCGGCATCATTCGCAAGAAGCACGAACTGGAGCAGGCGCTGGAGCGGCTCGCCGAATTGCGGGCGCGCTTCGGCAGCGTCACCGTCGAGGGACACCGGCAGTTCAACCCCGGCTGGCACCTGGCCCTCGACCTGCGCAACATGCTGCTGGTCAGCGAATGCGTCGCGCGGGCGGCACTGTTGCGCACCGAGAGCCGCGGCGGGCACACCCGCGACGACCATCCGGGCATGGACCCGGCGTGGCGGAACAGGCTGCTGGTCTGCTCGATCGATGCCGGGGCCGCCGCCGACCCGGTGTCTCCGCCGGTGCGGGTCGTGCCCGAGGACCAGATTCCGATGCGCGCCGATCTGCTGGCGCTGTTCGATCTCGGCGAACTCGAGAAGTACTACGACTCGGGCGAACTCGTCGGCCATCCGGCCGGTGCGGAGACGGGATCCGATGCGGAAGGTGAGAGCTAG
- a CDS encoding RNA-binding S4 domain-containing protein translates to MPQREQSAPTQARVDSWTWSVRLFPTRSAAAEACRGGHVRVNGATAKPAQPVRPGDEVRIRVGGLERIVVVERIVTKRVGAPIAAQCLIDRSPPPPSKELLAAMPRRDRGSGRPTKRERRETDRLLGRDEN, encoded by the coding sequence ATGCCGCAGCGAGAGCAGAGCGCACCGACACAGGCCAGGGTGGATTCCTGGACATGGTCGGTGCGGCTGTTCCCCACTCGCTCGGCGGCGGCCGAGGCCTGCCGTGGTGGCCACGTCCGAGTCAACGGAGCCACCGCGAAACCGGCTCAACCCGTCCGTCCCGGTGACGAGGTGCGTATCCGCGTCGGCGGCCTCGAGCGCATCGTCGTCGTGGAGCGGATCGTCACCAAACGGGTCGGCGCTCCGATCGCCGCTCAATGCCTGATCGACCGCAGTCCGCCACCGCCCTCGAAAGAACTGCTCGCCGCCATGCCGCGGCGCGATCGAGGGTCCGGTCGCCCGACCAAACGCGAACGCCGCGAGACGGATCGGTTGCTCGGTCGCGACGAGAACTGA
- a CDS encoding alpha/beta fold hydrolase codes for MFVFRTGASRTASSDAALGAASFGTAAAPDLSRAAETAPARAVETAPTRAVETAPARAALDPDSRLVTVRADDGVALAARVFGPDSAPLTLVFAHGHCLHTQSWSLLCARLRARWGDDARMICYDHRGHGESDEGHPATYTIDQLARDLDAVLRAVAPTGPIVLVGHSMGAMVLLAYSRLFAEAIGTRVVGVGLIAGAATGLTDVGLGRFLHRYTVMSLQTAVRHAPRAMQASKRFSRHLFEPLMREASAGTRTISPHLLAVATTMLNETPLLTMAGFLTSLIRFDEIEGLHRLGAVPTLVLAGSADIVVPFAHSVVLASQLGDCELVRVEGGSHSVIGERTDEVAGAIARLVARTRIAVTRDTGGTTDFAIAG; via the coding sequence ATGTTCGTATTCCGCACCGGCGCATCACGGACCGCCTCCTCCGACGCCGCCCTCGGCGCCGCATCCTTCGGCACCGCCGCCGCGCCCGATCTCTCCCGCGCCGCCGAGACCGCCCCCGCCCGCGCCGTGGAGACCGCCCCCACCCGCGCCGTGGAGACCGCCCCCGCCCGCGCCGCCCTTGACCCGGACAGCAGGCTCGTCACGGTCCGCGCCGACGACGGGGTCGCGCTCGCGGCGCGGGTGTTCGGCCCCGATAGCGCGCCGCTGACGCTGGTCTTCGCCCACGGCCACTGCCTGCACACGCAGTCGTGGTCGCTGCTGTGCGCGCGACTACGAGCGCGATGGGGCGATGACGCCCGGATGATCTGTTACGACCATCGCGGTCACGGCGAGTCCGACGAAGGTCACCCCGCCACCTACACCATCGACCAGCTCGCCCGCGATCTCGACGCCGTACTGCGCGCGGTGGCGCCCACCGGGCCGATCGTGCTGGTCGGGCATTCGATGGGCGCGATGGTGCTGCTGGCGTACTCGCGACTGTTCGCCGAGGCCATCGGCACCCGAGTGGTCGGGGTCGGCCTGATCGCCGGTGCGGCGACCGGGCTCACCGATGTCGGCCTCGGCCGGTTCCTGCACCGCTATACGGTGATGTCGCTACAGACCGCGGTCCGGCACGCGCCGCGGGCGATGCAGGCCTCCAAACGGTTCTCCCGGCACCTGTTCGAGCCGTTGATGCGGGAGGCGAGTGCGGGCACCAGGACGATCAGCCCGCATCTGCTCGCCGTGGCGACCACGATGCTCAACGAGACTCCGCTGCTGACCATGGCGGGTTTCCTCACCTCGCTCATCCGTTTCGACGAGATCGAGGGACTGCACCGGCTGGGCGCGGTGCCGACGCTGGTGCTGGCGGGCTCGGCCGACATCGTGGTGCCGTTCGCGCACTCGGTGGTGCTGGCCTCCCAGCTCGGCGACTGCGAGCTGGTGCGCGTGGAGGGCGGCAGCCACAGCGTGATCGGGGAGCGCACGGACGAGGTGGCCGGGGCCATCGCCCGGCTGGTCGCGCGCACTCGGATCGCGGTCACGCGCGATACCGGCGGCACCACTGATTTCGCCATCGCGGGATAG
- a CDS encoding C40 family peptidase, giving the protein MGAVAATGAMPAIPAMAATINIPGLGDFDVPVPQEFEQPVEQLEQQLQQALAAPGAPLAAPQLPQFTMPSAPFVQQTSIGDIALDAAKTKVGAMYSWGAAGPSSFDCSGLVKWAYRQAGIELPRTSFEQSHVGAPVSFEELRPGDIVVTNGGGHVGLYAGDGKLLNAVQSGQPVSYTPLRPDMIVTARRIAD; this is encoded by the coding sequence ATGGGTGCGGTCGCCGCCACCGGCGCGATGCCCGCCATCCCTGCCATGGCCGCCACCATCAACATTCCTGGCCTCGGCGACTTCGACGTCCCGGTGCCGCAGGAGTTCGAGCAGCCCGTCGAGCAGCTCGAGCAGCAGCTTCAGCAGGCCCTGGCCGCGCCGGGTGCGCCGCTGGCCGCGCCGCAACTTCCCCAGTTCACGATGCCCTCGGCGCCGTTCGTCCAGCAGACGAGCATCGGTGACATCGCCCTCGACGCCGCCAAGACCAAGGTCGGCGCCATGTACTCCTGGGGCGCGGCGGGCCCGTCCAGCTTCGACTGCTCGGGTCTGGTCAAGTGGGCCTACCGGCAGGCCGGAATCGAGCTTCCCCGTACCAGCTTCGAGCAGTCGCACGTCGGCGCTCCGGTGTCGTTCGAGGAGCTGCGTCCCGGCGACATCGTCGTGACCAACGGCGGCGGCCACGTCGGCCTGTACGCGGGCGACGGCAAGCTGCTGAACGCGGTCCAGTCCGGCCAGCCGGTGTCCTACACCCCGCTGCGCCCCGACATGATCGTCACCGCCCGCCGCATCGCGGACTGA
- a CDS encoding succinate dehydrogenase/fumarate reductase iron-sulfur subunit, which produces MGYEAKFRVWRGDDTGGALEDFTVEVNEGEVVLDIIHRLQATQAPDLAVRWNCKAGKCGSCSAEVNGRPRLLCMTRMSTFTTDELVTVTPMRTFPVIRDLVTDVSFNYQKAREIPSFTPPPGLAPGEYRMKQVDVERSQEFRKCIECFLCQNVCHVVRDHEENKEAFAGPRFLMRIAELEMHPLDVADRRQQAQEEHGLGYCNITKCCTEVCPENIKITDNALIPLKERVADRRYDPLVWLGNKLFRR; this is translated from the coding sequence ATGGGATACGAGGCGAAGTTCCGCGTGTGGCGCGGTGACGACACCGGCGGTGCGCTGGAGGATTTCACCGTCGAGGTGAACGAGGGCGAGGTGGTGCTCGACATCATCCACCGACTCCAGGCCACCCAGGCTCCCGATCTGGCGGTGCGCTGGAACTGCAAGGCGGGCAAATGCGGGTCGTGCTCGGCGGAGGTCAACGGCAGGCCCCGGCTGCTGTGCATGACCAGGATGTCGACGTTCACCACCGACGAACTGGTGACCGTCACGCCGATGCGCACCTTCCCGGTCATCCGCGACCTGGTCACCGACGTGTCGTTCAACTACCAGAAGGCCCGCGAGATCCCGTCCTTCACGCCGCCCCCCGGGCTGGCGCCCGGCGAGTACCGGATGAAGCAGGTCGATGTGGAACGGTCGCAGGAATTCCGGAAATGCATCGAATGCTTCCTGTGCCAGAACGTCTGCCATGTGGTTCGTGATCACGAGGAGAACAAGGAGGCTTTCGCCGGGCCGCGATTCCTCATGCGTATCGCGGAGCTCGAAATGCATCCGCTCGACGTCGCCGATCGCAGGCAGCAGGCCCAAGAGGAACACGGACTCGGCTACTGCAATATCACCAAGTGCTGCACCGAGGTGTGCCCGGAAAACATCAAGATCACCGACAATGCGCTGATCCCGCTCAAGGAGCGGGTCGCCGATCGCCGGTACGATCCGCTGGTCTGGTTGGGCAACAAGCTTTTTCGGCGCTGA